TAATCTCTTCAAAATTTATGAAAGTATGTgttagtataatgataaaattacatattattaaTCTTTCAAAGTTTATGATTATGTGACGAAGTAACTGGACCTAATCATTGGTTGAGCTGAGTTTAGGTTGGAACAATGTTAGATTTattttacggccaaacctaaaagaatgagcttaaaattttgttcaagtcTGACTCGATCTACtgctataatttttttaatattaattttaatataaaaataagttttaaaaaatataataaatcaaataaattaaaaatattaaaataaatatttatatttaaaaaatatatacttaaattgAGACAgtacccaaaatttatttaagtctaaaaataacaaattgaGCATCATGGTAGAAATTCAAGTTCTGATATAAGGAATGCGTGATAATTCTAACAATGAGTGGggaaggaataatgaaataaataggtTGCCCCCTCATTTCTGCTGTTACCAAACTCTGTTTCAATCAATACTTAAAACCATAATAAGGTTAGGTTTCAATAAAGAGTAGAGCAgtgtatttgaattattattcatttaataaaaatatttatgtatttttttaaaaatatttattttttaaaaatattttactataacctgaattaaaatttaaaaactcctTTGTTAGTGTAGGAAATAATTTctgatattataatattttttattttaaacgtCTGAGTTGGAATTTGAGAAGCTTTATATCGCATAGATTTTAATCAAAGAAaactataaaaaagaaaagaaaaagtgagtagTCTAGGAAACTCTAGAACGTAAAGCAAAGCTCCAACCCATTGTGTAGTTTCCAAGTGCTTAAAACCCTCAACCCTTCTCGCCTCTTCTACTCTCTTCATTTCTATTTCTTTGCCACCTTCTCCACCTCTCTACAATTCAACATTCTCTTAAAAACAAATCCTAATCCTAATCCTGCttcctgtttttttttttggcagtTGCTTTTATCAGGTTTGCATTTTTCTATACTCTTCTCTCTGCTTATTGATTCCATAGACCTTCCTCTGTTTTTGGCCCTTTTTCTTTTCAATGCAGCATGGAATTATTGGATtttggattgttgttgttgttgttttctttGAATGTTGAAGAAGTAAAGCATTTAGTTTCTTTACTTGGGTCggttttggtttttgatttttcATGCTAAAGTTGACGGCTTGATGCTACTTTGGTCCTGGGTTTGTATTGAAAATTCGAGAACTTGGTGTCAAAGTGATATTTTAATGGATgattaaccttttttattttttaggaaatttCATTCTTGGGGTTTTATGATTTTAATGGCTTTGAATGGAAATATTGAAGTTAAGCTTAAGCTTTATGAGTTACGAAAGAAACAACCACTGattttctttattcattttaAGGTGAACAATTTGACTGTGAGTTTTATGTTGATGGTGGGGTTTTGAGGTTTTAGCTTAGAAATATCTCGGGCTTGCTAAATTTTAACTGTTAATGGGAAATGATAGTACATTTCAAGTGTTTGTAAAAAGACCTAAATGAATGATTGTTTTATAAGTCTATAGTTTATATATGATGCTGTGTTGGAGACTAAAATGGTTGTCTAATTGTTGCTTGTGGGTTCTTAAAATGGGATGTTCACTAGACATGGATATTTTTCTATGGAAGTTTATTGTTATGCTTTTAAACTGGGTAAGGCATTCATAATAGTGTACGTTTTTAAGAATCTTTTTTAGGTACTCTGTGTTTCATCTGTTTGTCAACTTCATATTGTTTGCTATGGTTGTTTTTCTACCAGTTGTTTGTGGTTGCTAGAATGTTTAATTTATTGATCATGAATAGTGTGCTGATAAATGACATTGATGTTTAATTGTTTTGCCAGTTTGAAGAGATGGCTGAACCAGCGTACACCGTGGCATCTGACAGCGAAACAACAGGGGAGGAGAAATCTTCATCTGCTTTTCCAGAAATTGCAATTGGAATTGATATTGGAACTTCACAATGCAGCGTCGCGGTCTGGAATGGCTCACAAGTGGAGCTTCTGAAGAATACTAGGAACCAGAAGTTAATGCGTTCTTATGTCACTTTCAAAGATGATATTCCTTCAGGTGGAGTGAGCTATCAACTTTCTCATGAGCATGAAATGTTATCTGGAGCTGTTATCTTCAACATGAAGCGACTGATTGGAAGGGTTGATACCGACCCAGTTGTTCACTCAAGCAAAAGCCTTCCTTTTCTGGTTCAGACATTGGACATTGGTGTTCGTCCGTTTATTGCAGCCTTGGTGAACAATGTTTGGAGATCCACTACGCCTGAAGAAGTTCTTGCTATATTTCTGGTTGAGTTAAGAGTCATGGCCGAATCTCAATTGAAGCGGCCTATAAGAAATGTCGTTTTGTCCATTCCAGTTTCATTTAGTAGGTTTCAGTTGACTCGAATTGAACGAGCTTGTGCTATGGCTGGTCTTCATGTTCTTAGATTGATGCCTGAACCAACAGCTGTGGCATTACTATATGCACAGCAACAGCAGCAGATGATACATGACAATATGGGCAGTGGAAGTGAAAAGATCGCTCTCATCTTTAATATGGGCGCTGGGTATTGTGATGCTGCTGTAACAGCTACAGCTGGGGGAGTTTCTCAGATAAAAGCCTTAGCTGGAATAGCAACTGGAGGAGAAGACTTCCTTCAGAACATGATGCGCCATCTCTTGCCGAATTTTGATAACCTCTTCTCAAGCCGTGGAATTAATGAGATCAAGTCGATGGGGTTACTTCGAGTTGCAACTCAAGATGCCATACACAAGCTCTCTTTTGAAGAAAGTGTGCAACTTGATGTAGATTTGGGTAATGGGTTGAGAATATGTAAGCAGGTGAGCCGGGAAGAATTCGAAGGGGTAAACCAGAAGATATTTGAGACGTGTGAGAGTCTCATAATCCAGTGCTTACATGATGCAAAGGTAGAGGCAGATGATCTGACCGACGTAATAGTTGTGGGTGGCTGTTCTCatattccaaaaataaaaaatcttgtCAAGAGTGTATGTAAAAGAGAACTTTACAAAGGTATGAACCCACTTGAAGCAGCAGTCTGCGGGACAGCTCTGGAGGGGGCAGTAGCTTCAGGCATCAGTGATCCTTTTGGCAACTTGGACCTCTTAACCATTCAAGCCACACCTCTTGGAATAGGGATACGTGCTAATGGGAATTCATTTGTGCCCATTATACCTAGAAACACTACAATGCCTGCTCGCAAAGAACTGGTCTTCACAACTGTCAATGATAACCAGACTGAGGTATTGATAATTGTCCATGAGGGTGAAACAGAGAAGGCAGACGAGAATCATCTGCTTGGCTATTTCAAGATTAGTGGAATTCCACCGGCACCTAAAGGAGTTCCAGAGATAAATGTCTGCATGGATATTAATGCATCAAACGTGCTGAGAGTTTTGGCTGGAGTCATAATGCCGGGTTCTCAACAACCTGTTGTTCCCGTAATGGAAGTAAGGATGCCGACTGTTGATGATGGGCACGGTTGGTGTGCAGAAGCACTGCATAGAGCATATGGGTCTACTCTAGACTTGATGACTGTCCAGAAGAAATAAAACTCGATGCTCTCTTCATCACATTTTACTTGAATGTTGTATGTTTTTTTCTTCCATTAGAGAATCAGTCTTCAGCAACAGTTCGTTGTAATGTGTTTTTTTCTtacttgcatatatatatgtatatgtatatagttgCATGCGTGTGAGCTTGGTGTAATGAAATAAAGCATATAGCAGCAACTACTTTGGTGCTGTCTATGAATCCTAAAATGTATTTCAAAAGTACTTCTGACTCAAAAAGTTGTCTGTCTAGCATTTCGTCTGGCTTCGAAAGTGCTTTTGaccccaaaagcacttttgagaaCCAATGCTAAACGAAGTCTAAATCAactgtttatattttaaaagtttgatGATGTCGCGAATGATTTCAGAAATACAGCTTGAAGAGATAAAAGTAATCAGAAAAACAGATCACAACTCTAAATCAGACTGAaattcaacaataaaatgaagtggctgaaccttttttttttcctttttgcagTTCAATTTTTGAAAAGGTTCTCTGAAGTGGACATAGAACAGGCAAATGTGCATTGTATATACATGAGATGAAATATAGTCTAAATAGAACCTCTCTGTAAGTAGTATCCATTCTGAATTTCATTCTATTTTGGTTGAATGATGATACTTAGTTGCAAGGGTTGTTTTCATCTAAGTGTTCAACTCTCTCATATGGATTGCAGATTGTTAAGTTTCATGGTTCCTAATTATGGTTTTGACCATACAACAGAAACTTTTCAACTTCTAAATGAAATTTAGTTTCTCAAATTTTATTCCTTTGACGTTTGAACCCTTTAAGCTACTAAACAAGGGTTCTTTGAGTCAGACCAGACCACATTGTTCTTCTTTCATGTTTAACCTTTatccatttattattattatggacATTGTCCTCTGTTGATTAGACAGTTTGGGAGAGGGAAATTACATAGACATAGTTTGAACCCTGATCACTGGGGTGTCAAGAAAGGGCCTTAATCACTGCTCCTTTATGTTATTGACCCATCACAAAGGGTGTTTAGTTCCAATGAGATATAATATGCAGCAACGCACGGAATCACATCATTGCCTACGTGTGgatatatgattatatatctgaTATATAATCTTGTATCATACATGTCCGACTTCAAGTACGATAACCTTGAAATGCTCAACGAGACCGTTAAGACTTAGGAAGGGAGTTTTGAGCAAATTTATGTCCTTTTTTATACCAACTCAAGAGAGGAATATCCAAGCTTTATTTATAGTATAGAAGTTGAGTAACGGAAACTCTAAAACTAAAGCAAAGCTCTATTCCATTGTATTATTTGCAAGTGCTCAAACTCTCTACTCTTCTTGCCTCTTCTACTcgctttattctatttttttgcCACCTTCTTCACCTCTCTCAATTCAACATTCTCTAAAAGACTCCTAATCTTGCTTACTGTTTTTTTGCAGTTTCTTTTATCAGGTTTGCATTTCTCTTTACCCTTCTTTTCTCCTTATTGATTCAATAAAACCtctgtttttctttcttcttttcagtGCAGCATGGAATTATCAGATTCTGGTTTCctgttcttctttcttcttttctttgaatGTCCAAGAAATAAAGCATTTAGTCTCTTTAACTGTGGGTTATTTTTGGTTTTCATTTTCATGCTAAAGTTGACAGCTTGATGCTTCTTTGGTACTTAGGTTATATGGGTTAGTATTGAAATTTCAAGAACTTGGTTGTCAAAAAGAATTCACTTTTATGATCTTTTGATGGATTATTAACCTTTTTTAGGGATCATTCTTGGGGTGTTATGATTTTTATTGGCTTTAATGGATGTGTTGGAAGTTAAAGCTTAAGCTTTATGGTTATGAAAGAAAGAAACAGCCATTGATTTTCTTTGTTCATTTTAAGGTAGGGGTGAGTAAAatccgattcgattcgaaaaactacgtcattttgataaatgtttatcttttctaaagttaaaagtcaaaactattaagttaaaaggtaaaactacgttgttttgataaaGTTTACTTAATTTGTTTTGATAAAGTTTactaattaagttaaaaggcaaaaccattatattatttatgttgttaaatatttttatacttcgtttactagttaaataatcggttcaTTTAAGTGCAACAGTGCAACATTGAGTAtgaataataggattcgttaactcgactcgacttgacttgaaattttttgactcgattctatccgattcaaaaaaaattcaaattgagttcggttgctaaaataggattcgtcaacttgactaactcgaaattttttgactcgatccGACTCGAGAATACTCACCCCTATTTTAAGGTGTTGATGGTGGAGGTTTTGAGGTTTTAGCTTTGAAGATTCTctggctttttaaattttgagtattaatGTGGAATCATAATGCATTTCATGTGTTGTAAAAAGATTTATATGAATGATTGTTTGTATAATTCTCTAGTTTACATTACCATGCTGTGTTGGAGACTAAAATGGTTGTCTAATGGTTGCTTGGGGGTTCTTAAAATGAGATGTTTACTAGATATGTATATCGTAGATTACTTTCTCATATTTTTACTTGCTGGTATTTACATTGATAATAGTTTACATTTTAAGAATCTTTTCGAGGTAATCTGTGTTTCATCTGTTTGTGAACTTGGGTTTTCATACTTGGTAAAAGGAAAGTTTAGTtttgataaaagaaatgaaagtatATGTTCTATGGTGGTGGCATTGTATACTATATGTGAACAAGGACTTATAGTTTCTCTAAATTTCTTGTTATTTACAGAAATCTTTTGGGATCAAGAGAAAATGCTTGTTCATCTGATTCTGACTTCATATGTTTTGCTATGGTTGTTTTTCTACGAGTTGTATGCGGTTGCTAAGGCATCTAATTCATTCATCATGAGTGTTCTGATGGATGTTGTTGCTGTTTAGCCATTTCGCTAGTTTGAAGGAATGGCTGAAGTGGCATACACCGTGGAACCAGACTGTGAAACAACAGAGGAGAAATCTTTATCTGCTTTTCCAGAAATTGCAATTGGAATTGATATCGGAACTTCAGAATTCAGTGTCGCTGTTTGGAATGGCTCACAAGTGGAGCTTCTGAAGAATACTAGGAACAAGCCGTTAATTTGTTCTGATGTCCCTTTGAACGATGATATTCCTTCTGTTGGAATCTTTCTCATGAGCATGAAAGGTTTTCTGGAGCTTCTATCTTGAACATGAAACGACTAATTGGAAGGGTTAATACTGACCGACTTGTTCAAGCAGGCAAAAACTTTCCTTTTTTGGTTCAGACATTGGACATGGGTGGTCGTCCGTTCATTGCTGCCTTGGTGAACAATGTTTGGAAATCCACTGCACCTGAAGAAGTTCTTGCATTATACCTGGTTGAATTAAGAATCATGGCTGAATCTAAATTAAAGCGGCCTATAAAAAATGTCGTTTTGTGTATTCCAGTTTCATTTAGTCGGTTTCAGTTGACTTGAATTGAACGAGCTTGTACGCCGGTCTCCACGTTCTTAGATTGATACCTAAACCTGCTGCTGTGGCATTACTATATgcacagcagcagcagcagcataTGATACATGACAATATGGACAGGGGAAGTAAAAAGGTCGCTCTCATCTTTAATATGGGTGCAGGGTATTGTGATGTTGCTGTAACAGCTACAGCTGGGGGAGTTTCTCAGATAAAAGCCTTAGCTGGAAGTGCTACCGGAGGAGAAGACTTCCTTCAGAACATGATGTGCCATCTCTTGCCGAATTTTGATAGCCTCTTCTCAAGCCATGAAATTAATGAGATCAGCTCAATGTGGTTACTTCGAGTTGCAACTCAATATGTCATCCACAAGCTCTCTTTTGAAGAAAGTGTGCAAATTGATGTAGATTTGGGTAATGGGTTGAGAATATGTAAGCAGGTGAGCCGGGAGGAATTCGAAGAGGTAAACCAGAAGATATTTGAGAAGTGTGGGAGTCTCATAATCCAATGCTTACATGACGCAAAGGTAGAGGTAGATTGTAActtcccctaaccctataccgtcgtCGGAACAGTGTTACGAAACATTAtctgtaacgacccaaatttcagtgatatcggaatagtgatttgagatcactaaatccgacaagtatgtttgaaaatttaataaattaataattatgagtcaagtgtgaatttagaagaatattgaattagtgaattttgtgttaaaaaaaaagagagagagaaaagaatttaataagtaaattgggtctaaaacgaggtatcaagacctcgaatGCATAattcgagccataaatatttttaaaaatatttatggagtgtaaataagttagtattaaagtttcgttagaaaattttaacgtttggatagtcaattaattaaaaatgactaaattgaaaaaggtacaaaacttgataaaatgattaaatagctcaagtgttaaatgagggaggacttaaAAGGAAAATTAGCGAAAAGGGAAtggatgaggcggcataagcaagaaaaaaaaatctggaATCAGGTGagctaagggtaaaatggtaaattttacaaaattaaacaaataaattgaaattgaaagagattTCTAGGCCATTCTCATAATTTCGGCCAGACAGCCATGGGAGAGAGCTTTTAAGCTGGTTTTGCACAATTTCACTGCATGTGAGTCTATTTCTTGcccttttcttatatttttttgtatttttaagacttttgcaattaggtccaatcatctaattcattagtttttgatttggtgggtgaaattggaagttaccctggatgaGTAAGGGTagtatatgatgaattattatgaaatttaagttctaatttcatattaaggttgttttattaagtcattttgatagaaaatggtatttaggacctaattgtgaaaaagttgtgaattagatgttggtgttgaaattcagaatatcaaaggttttgaattagtttataatgataaaataaaagtgttaattgagaaaaaaattagttcaatt
This window of the Gossypium hirsutum isolate 1008001.06 chromosome A09, Gossypium_hirsutum_v2.1, whole genome shotgun sequence genome carries:
- the LOC107928561 gene encoding heat shock 70 kDa protein 8, translating into MAEPAYTVASDSETTGEEKSSSAFPEIAIGIDIGTSQCSVAVWNGSQVELLKNTRNQKLMRSYVTFKDDIPSGGVSYQLSHEHEMLSGAVIFNMKRLIGRVDTDPVVHSSKSLPFLVQTLDIGVRPFIAALVNNVWRSTTPEEVLAIFLVELRVMAESQLKRPIRNVVLSIPVSFSRFQLTRIERACAMAGLHVLRLMPEPTAVALLYAQQQQQMIHDNMGSGSEKIALIFNMGAGYCDAAVTATAGGVSQIKALAGIATGGEDFLQNMMRHLLPNFDNLFSSRGINEIKSMGLLRVATQDAIHKLSFEESVQLDVDLGNGLRICKQVSREEFEGVNQKIFETCESLIIQCLHDAKVEADDLTDVIVVGGCSHIPKIKNLVKSVCKRELYKGMNPLEAAVCGTALEGAVASGISDPFGNLDLLTIQATPLGIGIRANGNSFVPIIPRNTTMPARKELVFTTVNDNQTEVLIIVHEGETEKADENHLLGYFKISGIPPAPKGVPEINVCMDINASNVLRVLAGVIMPGSQQPVVPVMEVRMPTVDDGHGWCAEALHRAYGSTLDLMTVQKK